The window ACGTGGTTCCTACCTAAACCCAGTGATGTGATAAAAGAGAACTCTTAAACCAAGGGGGCAGGATGGAGGAGTTTACCAAGGGTAACGGTGAATCCATCAAGATTTAGATCAAGAGAAAACACATTATGTGAAGGAtacatgcttatttttattcttgcagGAACCATTCGGGAAATTCCTGAGGCCTTTGATCTGTGGCTCATTGTAGTCCCCTCTGCCTTTAGAAACTGCACCATCCTCCATCTCCTGAGACACCTCGCCCTCACAGTGGCTGTGAACATTAACTAACACTGCAAGGATGATCTTCAAACATATTGGAGCAATATGGCAGTGAAGGGTCATAGCCTGGTGGTGGCTACTGGTCACAGTGACAGCTAGAGCTTGGTCTTAACATTGCAGCTGGTCTAATCCAACAAGCAAAGGGAACCAGAACAGAAACCAAGGGTCATGAGCCAAAAGCTTGTACTACATAAAAAGAAACGGGGTTTTATCCAAAACCACCAATTTCAGCCATTAACTAGCATGGAGGCAACACGTTTATACAGAGTCCCAGGACAGTCACCCTCACATTGCAAGGGGACAGCCAGAGGACATGCCTGTCTGCCAGTTGCTTGGTTGCCTTACATCGAGACCTTGTAGCCTTGATTGCCTGGGATCCAAAATGTTGCTCCTGACAGCATCCTCGAGGCTCCTGTGCAGTTATTAAAGCagctccaatccccctgcctacagaaagcaaacatgactggtagaaaacaaaaaaaatatcaccCAAATGTCCAAGGAAATCACAAATTGAGCTGCCAAGCTCTACCCAGCACAGATTTTTCAAAAAGACACAGATTTTCATGGCTCAGAGTTCTAATTTGTTTGAccatttatttccaaggaacACATCCAAGAGTGACAAGCTCCATTTATTTCAATGGGCAGCATATGCCAGCAACTTGAATGGCGTATGCTATAAAAGAGAATGAATGTTCTCAAGCATTCTGGAAACTTGTCCTTTCCACAGATAGAGGACGTGTCAGTAATGGAAGTATAGCTCTGCTCTGACAAGCAGTGCCATAAAAGTTGCACTGTAGGTCCCTGTGTCTGATGTCTCCCCGTGACAGCCCTGGGAGGTTTGCTCCCACTGCGAGTGAAAAATGGCTGTCCTGATACCTGATCTAGTGCTGGAGAGTCCAGCTGGGTTCCTTCACTTTTATTCTTTGCCAGGCCAGAATGACATTTCTGCAGTAACAAACATCTACTCCAGGCTGTTAGGGCTTCAGTCTTGTGTTGTATGGCCAACTCAGGCCTGTTCTAGCAAAAGACATTACTTTCAAATGATGGCATGACATGAGTATGAGATGTTCGTGCAAGCATGCACCTCCTTTCCATAAAATACCACCACACAGCAATGCCATTTTCAGTCTTGCCTCTCTGACTACATCCTGCAGATGACCCTGTTGTGAATCTTGCCCAACCCCACTGTCACCCTGGAAAGCCCTGGGTTATGAATCTCTCTTGAAGATTCAACACCATCCATCACTCAATGTGTGCAGTGGTCAGCGATGCCTTACTGATAGGCTGTATTCTTGCAGCACTGGGAAGCTTTAATTTACTCTAAGTAATTAACTAAATTAGTTCCATGTTGGGCCTTACCCAGTGAGCAGTGCATGTCACAAGATTTTCCCCATTTGCTGGTGGTCAGAACAGAGTTTCCTCTTGCTTCTCAGTGAGATGGTCCCTACAAATGTAGAATGTGTTTCTATTCATAATGAGTCTCTCTCTGGACATCTTTTATTGTCATTAAACTCAAGACCTTCTTGTTCAGAAGAAGATGGGTGTTGTATGAGATGCGGCTCCATCCACGGGAATTCATCTCCACTTCTCCCATGTCTCCAGCCCTGGGGGCAGTGTCTCAAAGCCAAGTAGTGAAGAACAGATGCTGCTGGCTCCCTTAGAGCCCGCCAACATATCAAGATGTAATCCCAGATTTCCCTTCAGGAGATGTCTGCCCACTTGAGCCTCCAGGTTCACCAGCATGGATTTGATCTGTGGAATGGCCACATCCATGCAGTGCCCCTGAGCATCCATTATACTAACAGGAGAACCTTGttatgcttcttttttcctatcCATTTTCACTTTGTCAGATGCTGCTCAGAAGCTTAAGTTTCACTTTTCATGGGGAAGCCAAATGCTATTCATGCCACTGAGGTTACCTTTGATACCTTCAATGGCATTTAGGCATTTCAGTTAGTCTGGATGCCAGCGATGCTTGCTTTGCAAAGACAACAACCATAGGCCATGACCGTATTAGAGGATATAAGTCATAAGGTGGCCTTGCAATTACACAAATTCTTTTGGGACCTTACTGATGCCCAAAGTGCAGACCTCCAATTGCATTGGACCATATTCTAATCAGAAAGACAGAGTGATCTTAACAAAGAGCTTTTGGTGTCCATCCTTTAATTGCTCTTCTGCCCCAGAATTTTGGGTCATTTCTGGTGACCTCCACATAGCAGTCAGTGGAGCTGTGACCAGACTCTCCCTCTACTTGTAAGCAGAGTGAGGCATGGGAGCTTTCCACTGGGAGACTTTGGCCTTGTTCCTGGGTTCTGGGTCGCTGTTCCAGTCAGGCTGTCAGCTCCAGCATCTCTGAGTGGCTTCTTGGGGCTAAAGACACAGAAGCTACACTCTGGCTCTTGTGTTTGATGTGAGGAGATGTGCGTATTGCAGTAGGGCAGCTGGGGAGATGCCACAGGCCCGACATGCCCAGGGCAGGGTGGGAACCTCTGGGTTTAAcacagctgagagcagagcagtggggtAATCGGGTCACAGTGGTAGTAAACAGTACTTTAAGAGGTGTCAGAAATGTCTGCTTGTAACCGAAGGGCACTGAGATGCAACTGCTTGGTCTCGTcccagaaagtaaaaataagaagCAAGCCATGTGACGACAGCatctgcagcagagagcagggtGGCTTGCATGAATTAACGGCTTCCTGGCTGCTTTCTGTGGCAGCCTTAGCCTAACACATGTGCTGTCACCCTCAGCTTCTGTGGGCTGAGGCCTCAGGGTGACACCTTGAGCAGTGCTAAAAGGCAAAGTCACTGGTCCTGAGCCATGGACAAGTGAGAGCTGGAGAACGTCTGCTTCGCAGTGTGGACTTCACCCCTTCACCATCTCCACAGCCTGTAGGGATCAATAGCATAACAAATCCTGTATTGCACAAAGGTGTGGGAGGCAGAGTTGACCAGACTTTCCACACTTCTTCACCCCTCCAGCCTAAGAGAAGCAGGCTGTTGGGTTGACATCATGCTGCTTGAAGCATAGGATGGTGGTCATTTCATAAAATGAGGTCATGATTCTTGCAGAGTCCTTGAACTGTTCAGATCCAGATCTCCAAGGAGCACCGGTGATAGTTACCTGTGAGCTGATCTGAATAGGGATGTGCCACAGCCTCAGTGATTTACATCTGAACCTTCTTGGCTGAAATTTTGATTGCTTCTCTTCCCAGTGGCAAAGGGATTTACTGAGACCTGAAACCTAGGATCTTAAACACACTTCTGAGCTCCATCATGACGCCTCTTTCTAGGCAGACCAGGGCACCTCACAGTGGCGTCTCCTTAAAGCTTAACATAAGGTTTATGCAGATGCAGGAACTCCCTTGTCAGGACCAGAAGAGAACAGGTTTCAGACATATTTCAGCCAAGCAGTCAAGGATCACTTAACCAAGCACCTCCAGAAGCTCCTCTAGAGCCAGGAACCGTGCTGGATACCTATGAATCCAGCGACAGTAGATGGAATCTCAACACCTGAACAAGTGACAGTGTCCCACTGCCTTGGAGACCTGTTCTGGGCAGCAGAATGAAGAAGAATGCCCAAATTTCCCCCAAATAAATATCCATGAGAATCTTCTCACAGATGTTTCTTCTTTGGGGCAGGTCCAGGTGGTGACAAGAGGTAACCTATTGGTCACAGGCACCCCAGGCTCCCGCAGGCAGGGACCCGGCTCCATCCAGACTCCTGTGAGCAGAAAAGTCTTCCTTGCTTCACTGTCTGCATGCTGGAACCTGGGGGCATCGGACAGACAAAGACAGACAAACTGGGGGGGCTCTTTGCCCCCACGCCCTGACTCCAGtagagctgctcctgccctgcaccaGACTTGTGGGGAGGATGCGCGGACAGGACGTGGGGagagcagaaataaacacaCTAGGAGAAGAGCCTGGCGATTCTCCACAGGCTCAATGTACATGATGCAAATTGATGTTTAAAGCCTATTTATTAGCTTGCATGCAAAATGCCAGCGGTGTTTTTCTAGATCAGTGGGTATCCgatattttggggggggggggagggggagaggatgGGGACTGTGGGAGCGAGCGTGGCGAGAGACCGTATATCCAGAGGCGAGGCTTTATATCATGGGCTGCTCTCGACTGTTATAATTTGTGGCACAGATTCAGCGAGAATCTGATctgctgaaaatatttgagCTGTGAAAACTCCCACACTGTGACAGATGTCAAGTCCAATTAAGAGACTCGTGTCCAGGTTTCTGTCCAATAGGATTTCCCATTAAATATCaatttaagagggaaaaaatgccGTCCCCTTTTCTCTGAGCCTTTATCTCTTCCAACCATCTCTCGGCTGAACCCTTTGGTACCAGGAGCGGCTCCGCGCACATCTCCGcgctgtctgtctgtctgtctgtctgtctgcctgtcttTCCGCATCCCTCCTCGGCTCCTCCGCCGCTCCGGGAGGAGTGGGAGGAGGAACCGCACTTTCATTTTGTGCGTGAGCGCACCTCGTGCTGCAGCCTTTCCCGAATCCGCGGcgagatttttatttcttgggGTTCGGTGgttgttgttgggtttggttttttttttcgtctgttttgttttgttttgcttccctctCGTTCGCTCTTCCTTCTCACTCAGAGATGCGGGAGGAGTTGGGAACCTCGGGAGTGGATGAGGGATTCGTTTCTCCCCCTCTCCAGCTCCTGAGGGACCGGCTGAGAAACTACTGAGCCCAACATCGGTCTCCTAACGGGGTCTCCCCCTCTCGTCTGCCGGAGCGGCGAAATAACCGAACTGTGCGGTGcgctagaaaaataaataaaaagaagaaagaaggaaagaagaaaaaaaaaaagaaaagaaagaaagaaagaagggaaagaaaaaaaaaaggagaaaaggaaaggaaaggaaagaaaaaggaaaggaaagaaagagaaagacaaaaggaagatacagagagagaaggaaggaacgAGCATTGTGCCCCGACCCACGCCGGGCACCGGGCCGGCCCTGGCGGAACAAAGCGGCCCCACCGCCGGCTCCGCGCCCCGGCTCTGCGGAGAGGCCgaggggcggggaggggagCAGCCCCGCTGGTGGCACCTCCGCATCCCTTTTGTTACCGATCCCGGCAAGAGGAGGACGAAGAAGGcgattaatttttctttttccccctaaaCGCGGCTCGTCGCCTCTGCGGCCCGCTGCCCCGAATTAACGGGCGGAGGAGGGTTCGGATGGGGGAACGGCTCTTTTCTCCCCCGATGCGTCGTAAGTAACTTAAGTTGTTCTTTATACTCCGCCACCGAGCACGGCGATAACGTCTCCGGAGCGCCGGAGGCCGCGGCGAGGGATGAGAGCGGCCCTTCCCCACCCGAGCGGGACGCCGCTCCGTTCCTAATTCCCTccatttgattttcattttctttttctttttctcttttttttttccccgaacTGTTCCATGCTCTGCTGCCGGAGGCGCGTCTGAACTGTAAAGGCACCGCCGAGGGGGCGAGGGGACCCGAGGGGAGCGGCGGTGCGAGCGGCGGCGCCGAGGTAAGCGGCCCCGCGGTGCGTCCTGCCCCGGCTGCGCGGGGGTggccggaggggggggggggaagaaggagaaaggagccTCTTCCTGGCTCGGATCGCGGGAAACGACCGCCATAAAACCGAACCGAACGGGGACATTCAGCACGGAGCGGAGAAAAACCTTAAGGCAACTTTCTCCGgggagcacctctgctgttgCCCGTTTTCTCACCACCGCTCCGCGCCTCCTTCCTCCGCCGGTGCGCTCTCACCCCAACCCGCCCACCGCGCTCTCAGCTGTGCCGGgattttaaatctcattttttcctccttcttttttttttctccccctcctaAGGAGTAGCCGACTCGCTGAGCTGCCCTTACGTTATTCCTCACCCCTGCCTTGCGGGCCTGCTGCCTATTAACATCCAGGGGGGAAGGACCTCTCCCGGGGCAGGGCTCTCCCCTCCCGGCCCCGGCGAGGCTCCGTGCCCGCCCCGCTCTCTGGCCGCCCCTCCGTTCCGTTCTCTGTTCTCGCCTTCGGTTTTCCCCGAGAGCCCGGGCGGACTTCGCCGGGGAACTCCACGAGGAAATGGAAATCCTCGGCGATGGGATTTTTGGGGACGGGCAGTGCCCCCTCCCCGCCTCGCTCGACACCCCCGGCTCGCACACACGCACgcgacacacacacacaaacagcgTCCAAGGTTATCCCCGAGCGCTGATGTATTGTTTTATTACATGCCGGCGTGTCCCCGTGCGCGCCCGGGTTTGTGCTGCTGTCTACATGACAGATGGTGCTCCGTGAGGCCGCAAGAAGATACGATTCAATTTGCTTTTGAAAGGCACCACggcacttatttatttatttcccctttcttcccccccaccctTTCCGCGCAcggaggggagaggagggaaaattTAAAGGAATCGGGAAGTTCGGGCCCTGCTTTGGggtttttctcctcctttcacaGTTTATTTCTTAATTCGCACCTAAAATACAcatctatatatacatatatgtaataAAACCAGCGGCTCTCCTGTAGTCCCCATATGGTCGCTGGCGAATAGCGTCAGGAAAACAATAGTAGAAATAATAACGATGATGCTAATAACGATGAAAGGAGCGCAGAGCAAAGAGCAGGAGGAGATCGGGGCACACACGCGGCAGTTCCCTCAGCTCTGACTGGGGAAACGAATTCCCCCACCGGCCCCGCAAGGTCTGGGAGCCTCGAGCTGTGCTTCCCTCCGCTTATTTATCGGCGGCGGTCCGCAGCCCGCAGCCCGACAGAGCGATGGTGCGGCGGCGTTCGGCGGGGGAGGACGGAGGTATTCAAATGGGAGGAAAACAACCCGGCCCGATTTGAGCCGCTGGATGTCAGCTCGTTAGAAAGGCGGGTGTATATTCTTTTATTGCTTTCCGGGCCCGTTCGGACAAAGGAGCGAGCGCGGGCAGCTCCAGCGGCgagggaggcggcggcgggggcagCGCTCGGCCCGGGGCCGCTCCGTCGCGGGACGGGGGCTCTGACCCcgctctctctgcttctctatCCCGGGAAGGCTCCTCCGCCCCCTCCACGATGATGCTCAGCCCGGACCAAGCGGCCGACTCCGACCACCCCTCCTCGGCGCCCTCCGACCCGGAGTCCCTGGGCGGCGCGGACGGCCGGGCGCTCAGCTGCTGCGTCTCCGACCCGGAGCCCGcggagggcggcggcggggggggaggcggggagggccgcggcggggggcggccggggctGCACCCGCCGCCGCTGAGCCGCGAGGAGAAGAGGCGGCGGCGGAGAGCCACGGCCAAGTACCGCTCGGCCCACGCCACGCGGGAGCGGATCCGCGTGGAGGCCTTCAACCTCGCCTTCGCCGAGCTGCGGAAGCTGCTGCCCACGCTCCCCCCCGACAAGAAGCTCTCCAAGATCGAAATCCTGCGCCTCGCCATCTGCTACATCTCCTATCTCAACCACGTCCTGGACGTGTagcgcccgcccgccccgacGGCCCCTCGGAGGCCGGAACGGGACGCGGCGCCGCCGGCCAGCCCGGCCCCGAGAGCCCACGGGCGGCCACGGGGTGGAgcggggcccggcggcgggCGCGGCGGGCTTTTCTTCGCGGTCGCGTCGCTCGCCCGCGGGAGCGGAGCGAGCGCTGCTTTAAGCAGAGAAGTGTAAAATGGGATTGTTCCTTCAGGCTGTCAAGTGCCCCTTTATATATATCCAAAAAACATCTTCTTGTGACCTTAAACGTGTGACCCATGGGTGCGGttaaaaataactattttttatttatggtAGAAGGAGTcgacaatttatttttttcaagacttatttatttttcagagtgGTGGCAATTTTACTTTGGATACTTTGTGCCAATTGTTTTCTATAGTCGGGTGTTTACACTTTTCTCCTGTGGAATATTACGTTTCTAAGTGTGTGTTGGGATCGAGACGgtgttctgttttggtttactttcttgtttgtttggtttgctcCGATTATATTGCACTTGTGTGTGACAAGCCTTCTCTCCC of the Gallus gallus isolate bGalGal1 chromosome 1, bGalGal1.mat.broiler.GRCg7b, whole genome shotgun sequence genome contains:
- the NHLH2 gene encoding helix-loop-helix protein 2 gives rise to the protein MMLSPDQAADSDHPSSAPSDPESLGGADGRALSCCVSDPEPAEGGGGGGGGEGRGGGRPGLHPPPLSREEKRRRRRATAKYRSAHATRERIRVEAFNLAFAELRKLLPTLPPDKKLSKIEILRLAICYISYLNHVLDV